A genomic segment from bacterium encodes:
- the tig gene encoding trigger factor, with translation MTKATIEKQSAADVELKIVVSAKELQDAKAAVLAEAKKDMKISGFRPGQAPDAIAERNMDAAKLQLEVVEKVLAATFTEAVQGHGLKTLAQPKVDVKKFVPWDELEYEAKVAVLPEITYDYTKLKVKYDEVKLDEEEVDTALENLQQQFADRKSVKRAAKLGDEVRMDFKGVREGTPVEGAAGQNSMLVLGSGRFIPGFEDEIVGMKKGDKKSFDITFPIDYHATDLAGKKVTFTVTVNEVREVETLKLDDEFAKKVGGFKKLNELKEDIRKNLQEGKDNEAGRAYEAAVLAQAVKQTKVVISELLEDEQYQEIKHELEEQVKSSGMELDDWLKIQKKDEKVFKQELHDEAKRRIGVGLIIRDVIEKQKFEIRVDEVQDQIEKMRMTYTDPEVLEHLDHDHFKNDVANRLLTQKAVDWLCEQAKK, from the coding sequence ATGACTAAAGCTACTATCGAAAAACAAAGCGCTGCTGACGTCGAGCTCAAGATCGTCGTTAGTGCCAAAGAACTCCAAGATGCTAAGGCTGCTGTGCTCGCAGAAGCTAAAAAAGACATGAAGATCTCCGGCTTCCGTCCAGGACAGGCACCAGACGCAATTGCCGAGCGAAATATGGACGCCGCCAAGCTCCAACTCGAAGTAGTCGAAAAAGTCCTCGCCGCGACATTTACCGAAGCCGTCCAGGGGCATGGGCTGAAGACTCTTGCGCAGCCAAAGGTCGATGTCAAAAAATTCGTGCCGTGGGATGAGCTTGAATACGAGGCCAAAGTAGCAGTGCTTCCAGAAATTACCTATGACTATACGAAACTAAAAGTGAAGTACGACGAAGTCAAGCTCGATGAAGAAGAAGTCGACACAGCACTCGAAAACCTCCAGCAGCAGTTTGCAGACCGCAAGAGCGTCAAGCGAGCCGCAAAGCTTGGTGATGAAGTGCGTATGGACTTCAAGGGCGTGCGGGAAGGAACTCCTGTTGAGGGTGCAGCCGGTCAAAATAGTATGCTTGTGCTCGGGAGTGGCCGATTTATCCCAGGTTTTGAGGATGAGATAGTTGGGATGAAGAAGGGTGACAAGAAAAGCTTTGATATTACTTTTCCAATAGATTACCACGCCACAGATCTCGCCGGCAAAAAAGTTACTTTTACTGTGACCGTGAATGAAGTGCGTGAAGTCGAGACTCTGAAGCTCGACGATGAGTTTGCGAAAAAAGTTGGTGGGTTTAAGAAGCTCAATGAGCTCAAGGAAGATATTCGCAAGAATCTGCAAGAGGGTAAGGATAATGAAGCTGGCCGTGCCTACGAAGCTGCCGTACTTGCCCAAGCAGTCAAGCAGACGAAGGTCGTGATTAGTGAACTGCTGGAAGACGAGCAATATCAAGAAATCAAGCACGAACTTGAAGAGCAGGTCAAAAGCTCAGGTATGGAGCTTGATGATTGGCTGAAGATCCAGAAGAAGGACGAGAAAGTTTTCAAGCAAGAGCTCCACGACGAAGCTAAGCGCCGTATTGGTGTGGGCCTTATCATCCGTGATGTGATCGAAAAGCAAAAGTTTGAGATTCGGGTTGATGAAGTGCAAGATCAGATTGAGAAAATGCGTATGACGTACACTGACCCTGAGGTACTTGAGCATCTTGATCATGATCACTTCAAGAATGACGTCGCCAATCGCCTGCTGACCCAAAAAGCAGTTGATTGGTTGTGTGAACAGGCCAAAAAATAG
- a CDS encoding 30S ribosomal protein S12, which produces MPTINQLIRKPRSAARKKSKSPALQRNLNALKGRTTTQSSPFKRGVCTKVFTQTPKKPNSALRKVARV; this is translated from the coding sequence ATGCCAACAATCAATCAACTCATTCGAAAACCACGCAGCGCAGCCCGCAAGAAGAGCAAGTCGCCTGCACTGCAACGCAATCTCAACGCCTTGAAGGGGCGTACGACTACCCAGTCGTCACCCTTCAAGCGAGGAGTGTGCACAAAGGTATTCACGCAGACCCCAAAGAAGCCGAATTCAGCACTTCGTAAGGTGGCTCGTGTT
- the rpoC gene encoding DNA-directed RNA polymerase subunit beta': MQQQDISQNVIDFSAIRLTVASPEQILDWSHGEVTKPETINYRTQKPEKDGLFCEKIFGPTKDWQCYCGKYKGIRYKGIVCDKCGVLVTRSIVRRERMGHIHLAVPVTHIWYLRGTPSSIGTLLNMGVRDLERVTYFANFIVMNVDADARKNALEDLSSDYQGRCKELLAKHEAKDDSTLTEEAQKELSDLEMNYIQAKNELEGLSKYQLLPEGTYRDLNIKFGHVFKAGIGAEAIRELLSEIDLEQLAKDLTEEGATTTGQRKRKALKRLKTVEGMLQAGLKPEWMVISELPVIPPDLRPMVQLDGGRFAASDLNDLYRRVINRNNRLKKLFDLDAPEVICRNEKRMLQEAVDALMDNNSRRERAVTAVGGSRKKLKSLTDLLKGKQGRFRQNLLGKRVDYSGRSVIVVGPHLKLDECGIPKMMALELFKPFVISQLIAKEYAHNVKSAARMIERARTEVWDTLEEVITGKYVLLNRAPTLHRLSIQAFKPVLIEGKAIQLHPLVCSAFNADFDGDQMAVHVPLSDAAQKEAREIMLSSNNLLKPASGEPIINPSHEIVLGCFYMTSLKDGLKGEGKAFADADEAIMAHQEDAIHLRATIRVKMDGQLIETSAGRLLFNEILPEGLSFKNDAMTKSKLKSVLAEVFTKAGGPETARVADAIKDTGYKYATESGFSLGMDDLSTPTEKIRLLDEGEKRAQAVTAQYQQGLITNEERKERTVEIWKEVGEQIEAELTKALDPNQSTLAMDIESGARATVGQANQMAGMKGLVLNSTGATIELPVKSNYKEGLNILEYFISSHGARKGLTDTALKTAESGYLTRRLVDVAQDVLIAAEDCGDTEGYAVLLAEAQAAGQDSLAPWIVGRYVAQDVKDGRKVIVKSGALVTDELAREVAAAGIETVVIRSIMKCTLAWGVCKHCYGVDLARGREVELGEAVGIMAAQSIGEPGTQLTMRTFHAGGVASAADITQGLPRVDEIFEARSPRGEAILAEVDGCVVVKSHDNKQSIRIAPVDMKVTDYVIKEGMKAVVKSGATVKKGDVLAANETGKRTIKAGADGIVKVGKTSIELTHEGGNVKEYTIPDYVTLTVKNGDLVTVGQRITEGSVNLQDMLRLQGEEAVQRYIVDEVQAIYASQGQSIASKHIEVMIRQMFSRVRIEEPNGTDFISGDIVSKTALKEANAEAISKKKEPATYEQLLMPISKISISSNSWLSAASFQETMKVLIGASLRGKTDHLRGLKENVIIGRLIPVGTGFRPDDES; the protein is encoded by the coding sequence ATGCAACAGCAAGATATATCGCAAAACGTGATTGACTTCTCGGCTATTCGATTGACTGTCGCTAGCCCAGAGCAAATACTTGACTGGAGTCACGGTGAAGTCACCAAGCCAGAAACAATCAACTATCGTACGCAGAAGCCAGAAAAAGACGGCCTCTTCTGTGAGAAGATCTTTGGGCCCACCAAGGACTGGCAGTGTTACTGTGGTAAATATAAGGGCATTCGCTATAAAGGTATCGTTTGTGATAAGTGTGGCGTTTTGGTTACGCGCTCAATCGTTCGTCGTGAGCGCATGGGACACATCCATCTTGCCGTACCCGTAACTCACATCTGGTACTTGCGCGGCACGCCAAGCTCAATTGGTACACTCTTGAATATGGGCGTGCGTGACCTCGAGCGCGTAACGTACTTCGCAAACTTCATCGTCATGAATGTCGACGCAGATGCGCGCAAGAATGCACTTGAAGATCTTTCGAGTGATTATCAGGGTCGCTGCAAAGAGCTCCTCGCAAAGCACGAAGCAAAGGATGATAGTACCCTGACTGAAGAGGCTCAGAAGGAGTTGTCTGATCTCGAGATGAACTACATCCAAGCTAAGAACGAGCTCGAAGGCCTCTCGAAGTACCAACTCCTTCCAGAAGGCACCTATCGTGATTTGAACATTAAGTTTGGACACGTCTTTAAGGCCGGTATCGGCGCAGAAGCTATTCGTGAGCTGCTCTCAGAGATTGACCTCGAACAGCTCGCTAAGGATCTGACCGAAGAAGGCGCAACCACTACTGGACAGCGTAAGCGCAAGGCCCTCAAGCGTCTGAAGACTGTCGAAGGCATGCTCCAGGCTGGTCTCAAGCCAGAGTGGATGGTTATCTCGGAACTACCAGTTATCCCACCAGATCTTCGCCCGATGGTGCAGCTTGACGGTGGTCGCTTCGCCGCATCTGACCTCAACGATCTCTACCGCCGAGTCATTAACCGCAACAACCGTTTGAAGAAACTTTTCGATCTCGATGCCCCAGAAGTTATCTGTCGTAACGAAAAGCGCATGCTCCAAGAAGCTGTTGACGCTCTAATGGACAACAACTCACGCCGCGAACGTGCAGTCACTGCGGTCGGTGGATCACGTAAGAAGCTCAAGAGCCTCACAGATCTCCTCAAGGGTAAGCAGGGTCGCTTCCGTCAGAACCTGCTTGGTAAGCGCGTTGACTACTCGGGACGATCGGTAATCGTCGTTGGTCCACACTTGAAGCTTGATGAATGTGGTATCCCAAAGATGATGGCGCTCGAACTCTTCAAGCCATTCGTTATCTCGCAACTCATCGCAAAAGAATACGCGCACAATGTGAAGAGTGCTGCTCGCATGATCGAACGCGCTCGCACTGAAGTGTGGGATACACTCGAAGAAGTCATTACCGGTAAGTACGTGCTCCTAAACCGTGCTCCTACCTTGCACCGTTTGTCGATCCAGGCTTTCAAGCCAGTATTGATCGAAGGTAAGGCGATCCAGCTGCACCCTCTCGTATGTTCGGCTTTCAACGCTGACTTCGACGGTGACCAGATGGCGGTACACGTCCCATTGTCTGATGCCGCACAGAAAGAAGCACGCGAGATTATGCTCTCGTCAAACAACCTTCTGAAGCCAGCTAGCGGTGAGCCAATCATCAACCCATCGCACGAAATTGTATTGGGCTGCTTCTACATGACTAGCCTCAAAGATGGCCTTAAGGGCGAAGGGAAAGCTTTTGCCGATGCAGATGAAGCGATCATGGCCCACCAAGAAGACGCAATTCACTTGCGTGCCACGATTAGGGTGAAGATGGATGGTCAGTTGATCGAGACAAGCGCTGGTCGTCTGCTTTTCAACGAAATCCTTCCAGAAGGCCTCAGCTTCAAGAATGATGCTATGACCAAGTCGAAGCTCAAGTCGGTACTCGCTGAAGTATTCACGAAAGCTGGTGGTCCTGAGACCGCACGTGTCGCAGATGCGATCAAGGACACGGGCTACAAATATGCGACCGAATCTGGCTTCTCCTTGGGAATGGATGATCTTTCAACTCCTACTGAGAAGATTCGGTTGCTTGACGAGGGTGAGAAGAGGGCACAGGCCGTGACGGCTCAGTACCAGCAAGGGCTCATCACTAATGAAGAGCGCAAAGAACGTACTGTCGAGATCTGGAAAGAGGTAGGCGAACAGATTGAAGCTGAACTCACGAAGGCCCTGGATCCAAACCAGTCAACGTTAGCTATGGACATTGAATCCGGCGCACGTGCGACTGTCGGTCAAGCAAACCAGATGGCTGGTATGAAAGGCTTGGTATTGAACTCGACAGGCGCCACCATTGAGCTTCCGGTGAAGAGCAACTACAAAGAAGGTTTGAACATTCTTGAATACTTCATCTCATCTCACGGTGCTCGTAAGGGTCTTACAGACACTGCGCTGAAGACTGCAGAATCTGGATACCTGACTCGTCGCTTGGTCGATGTGGCTCAGGATGTGTTGATTGCAGCCGAAGATTGTGGTGATACAGAAGGATACGCAGTGCTCCTCGCAGAAGCTCAAGCTGCCGGACAGGACTCGCTCGCTCCATGGATCGTCGGGCGTTATGTCGCTCAGGACGTAAAAGATGGGCGCAAGGTCATCGTGAAGTCTGGGGCATTGGTTACCGATGAGCTGGCACGCGAAGTGGCTGCGGCCGGTATCGAGACAGTCGTCATCCGATCGATCATGAAGTGTACTCTTGCATGGGGCGTATGTAAGCACTGTTATGGTGTTGACCTCGCTCGCGGTCGTGAAGTTGAGCTTGGTGAAGCAGTTGGTATTATGGCTGCTCAGTCAATTGGTGAGCCAGGAACGCAGCTTACCATGCGTACCTTCCATGCTGGCGGTGTAGCTTCTGCTGCCGACATTACCCAGGGTCTGCCACGTGTCGACGAAATCTTTGAAGCGCGTAGCCCGCGCGGTGAAGCAATTCTTGCCGAAGTAGATGGTTGCGTGGTTGTAAAGTCTCATGACAACAAGCAGTCTATTCGCATTGCGCCTGTCGATATGAAGGTCACAGACTATGTTATCAAAGAAGGCATGAAGGCTGTAGTTAAATCTGGTGCGACCGTCAAGAAGGGCGATGTTCTGGCTGCCAATGAAACCGGTAAGCGTACGATCAAGGCCGGAGCTGATGGTATAGTCAAGGTTGGAAAGACTTCGATCGAACTGACGCACGAGGGTGGCAATGTGAAGGAATACACTATCCCTGATTATGTCACCTTGACCGTCAAGAATGGCGACCTCGTGACAGTCGGCCAGCGCATTACCGAGGGCTCTGTCAATCTCCAGGACATGCTCCGTCTCCAAGGCGAAGAAGCTGTACAGCGCTATATTGTGGACGAAGTGCAGGCGATTTATGCATCGCAAGGTCAGTCGATTGCTTCCAAACATATTGAAGTCATGATTCGCCAGATGTTTAGCCGCGTTCGTATCGAAGAGCCAAACGGCACTGATTTCATCTCGGGTGACATCGTATCAAAGACAGCGCTCAAAGAAGCCAACGCTGAAGCCATCTCGAAGAAAAAAGAACCCGCTACCTATGAGCAGCTCTTGATGCCGATTTCGAAGATCTCGATTAGCTCAAACAGCTGGCTCTCAGCCGCATCCTTCCAGGAGACGATGAAGGTATTGATCGGTGCAAGTTTGCGTGGCAAGACTGACCATCTCCGTGGCCTGAAAGAAAACGTCATCATCGGACGCCTGATCCCAGTAGGGACTGGCTTCCGACCGGATGACGAGAGTTGA
- a CDS encoding MFS transporter: MYREVLKNRNFLKLWGAQVASQVAAQLLNYGLIIHIYELAKGTRFASSSVSLFIVAIGIPAVLFAVPAGAYADLRDRKRILNWANALRALLVPFFILFDGQLAAVYALALVVSIFSQFFVPAEGAALPRLVKEEHLPIANSFFVFTLNASFIIGYSLAAPIISRYGVHAVYAGVTVAFVIALLLTMTLPQMKPPKMVKFEFVATYRAIIKDLRLHFTKIIREETLLFPILLISIAQTIVGIIAALAPAMSQQLFDKGLAETSHFLVLPAGVGLIIGSVIAGKLLQSQSKVRVIFIALFLAAGLLGAMVLLPLLAEVLPVGPVTAVLTFGMGLLNAGILVAAQTLLQLASTDSLRGQIFGTLNMMINIAALLPVFVAGLLADFFSPLSVVGAIGGMLFLMGLIFLKVFGKISPKYA, from the coding sequence ATGTATCGTGAAGTTTTAAAAAATCGAAACTTTCTTAAGCTATGGGGCGCACAAGTCGCCAGCCAAGTGGCTGCGCAACTTCTCAACTATGGATTGATCATCCATATTTATGAGCTTGCAAAAGGCACCCGCTTTGCCAGTAGTTCGGTTTCGTTGTTTATCGTGGCGATCGGGATTCCAGCGGTACTTTTTGCTGTCCCTGCTGGCGCGTATGCCGACCTCCGCGATCGTAAGCGTATCTTGAATTGGGCAAATGCATTACGTGCGCTGTTGGTACCTTTTTTCATTCTCTTCGATGGCCAGTTGGCGGCTGTTTATGCCTTAGCTTTGGTAGTTTCTATCTTCTCTCAATTCTTCGTGCCTGCTGAAGGTGCCGCGTTGCCGCGGCTTGTCAAAGAAGAACACTTGCCGATCGCAAACTCGTTCTTTGTCTTTACGCTTAACGCTAGTTTTATCATCGGCTACTCTCTGGCCGCCCCAATTATCAGTCGATATGGAGTTCATGCAGTTTATGCGGGCGTTACGGTTGCTTTTGTAATTGCCTTACTGCTTACCATGACGCTCCCACAGATGAAACCACCAAAGATGGTGAAGTTTGAATTTGTAGCCACCTATCGAGCGATCATAAAAGACCTGCGCCTACATTTTACGAAGATTATTCGTGAAGAAACCCTGCTTTTCCCAATATTATTGATCTCGATCGCTCAAACGATAGTGGGTATCATTGCTGCGCTCGCGCCAGCAATGTCGCAGCAGCTTTTTGATAAGGGCCTGGCTGAGACAAGTCATTTTCTGGTTCTACCGGCGGGAGTTGGCTTGATTATCGGATCGGTTATCGCGGGGAAGCTACTTCAATCGCAAAGTAAGGTTCGAGTCATATTTATTGCACTGTTCTTAGCTGCTGGTCTGCTGGGCGCTATGGTGCTCCTACCATTGTTGGCAGAAGTATTGCCTGTTGGGCCAGTTACTGCTGTGCTTACTTTTGGCATGGGCTTATTAAACGCTGGGATTTTGGTTGCAGCACAGACATTGCTTCAGCTAGCATCCACCGATAGCTTGCGCGGACAGATCTTCGGAACACTGAATATGATGATAAATATCGCCGCACTTCTGCCAGTATTCGTCGCCGGGTTATTGGCTGACTTCTTCTCGCCTTTGAGCGTGGTGGGGGCGATCGGAGGAATGTTATTCCTCATGGGCCTAATTTTCTTAAAAGTATTCGGTAAAATATCGCCAAAATATGCTTGA
- a CDS encoding DNA-directed RNA polymerase subunit beta has translation MPQKSQRVYLSSHQDLLPIPNLVEIQHTSYNWFVREGLAELFEEISPIEDFTGKLYALSFKDYYFEEPKITEVEAKEKNATYEASLRANLELLIKETGEVKIQEIFLGDYPVMTKRGTYIINGVERVVVSQLVRSAGVFFTSDSATGYFGAKIIPSRGAWLEIETAANGVMSVKIDRKRKLPVTTLLRAFGYSSDSDLLELFADVDTGEVRFISETIAKDASSSTAEALMEVYKRIRPGDLATVENSKSLIDSMFFDFKRYDLSKVGRYKLNKRLGLNIKNTRANRTLRVEDFVAIVKEAITMTNEKRPSEDIDHLGNRRLKMVGELIQQRFRVGIARMERIVKDRMSVADPTAVTPALLVNVRPIVASVKEFFASHQLSQFLQQTNPLDEIVHKRRLNAMGPGGLNRERAGFEVRDVHRTHYGRICPIETPEGPNIGLVSTMASYAKVNDYGFIETPYLKVVNSISADRAVGEIARRQIKDAKGTVIAKAGDTITATQAKALAKLGEEVPVKARVTKEVVLLDAFDEERAVIAPANIRIDEKGYFVDAVVSARGVGGEAAELNADEVQYMDISSIQTVGVSAALIPFMEHDDARRALMGANMQKQAVALVKPQAPVVGTGVEAKVAADSGQVILAEDDGEVVRASAQEIVVKYKKGGEKTYEPQTFIRSNQGAAMTQRTLVKGGDKVKKGDVLADGMSTRDGELALGQNVLVAFMAFDGNNFEDAIILSERLVQDDRYSSIHIETHQMDVRDTKLGPEVVTRDIPNVGDEALKDLDEGGIIRIGAEVTAGDILVGKISPKGETELSSEERLLRAIFGEKAREVKDTSLRMPNGSSGKVVGVKILSAENGDELPSGVMQQIYVAVAQLRKIQVGDKMAGRHGNKGVISKIMPVEDMPYLEDGTPVDIVLNPLGIGARMNVGQLLETHLGWAAQALGYKVASPVLDGVTIDQIKEELKKAGLPEDGKAQLYHGFTGEPFDQKTTIGYKYMLKLHHMVDDKIHARSTGPYAMVTQQPLGGKAMMGGQRFGEMEVWALEAYGASHSLQEILTIKSDDVIGRSKAYESIIKSEEIKGPRVPESFNVLVKELQALGMGVELERDHTILDADDALDKATVQESNDLGNEELITGVDSEGIVDLESSGAIDDFEVLAESKPIDGKEEEV, from the coding sequence ATGCCTCAAAAAAGCCAACGCGTGTACCTTTCATCTCATCAGGATCTTCTGCCAATTCCGAATCTGGTAGAGATTCAGCACACCAGTTACAACTGGTTTGTGCGAGAAGGACTCGCTGAATTATTCGAAGAAATTAGTCCAATAGAGGACTTTACCGGCAAGCTCTACGCCCTTTCATTCAAAGACTATTACTTCGAGGAGCCAAAAATCACCGAAGTAGAAGCAAAAGAGAAAAATGCGACCTACGAAGCTAGCTTGCGAGCTAACCTCGAACTATTAATTAAAGAAACTGGCGAAGTAAAAATCCAAGAGATATTCTTGGGCGACTATCCAGTGATGACGAAGCGCGGTACCTACATCATCAATGGTGTTGAGCGTGTGGTAGTATCTCAGCTGGTGCGTAGCGCGGGAGTGTTCTTCACAAGCGACTCGGCGACCGGGTACTTTGGAGCCAAGATTATCCCTTCTCGCGGCGCTTGGCTCGAGATCGAGACGGCTGCGAATGGTGTGATGAGTGTGAAGATTGACCGCAAGCGTAAATTGCCTGTGACCACACTCTTGCGCGCTTTCGGGTATTCATCTGATAGCGATTTGTTGGAACTCTTCGCCGATGTGGATACTGGCGAAGTTCGTTTTATCTCAGAAACCATTGCTAAGGATGCCTCAAGCTCCACTGCTGAGGCTTTGATGGAAGTCTACAAGCGTATTCGCCCTGGTGATCTGGCTACGGTCGAAAACTCTAAGTCGCTGATCGACTCAATGTTCTTCGACTTCAAGCGTTACGATCTCTCGAAAGTTGGTCGCTATAAGCTCAATAAGCGACTCGGTCTCAATATTAAGAATACTCGCGCCAACCGCACGCTGCGTGTCGAAGACTTCGTAGCTATCGTCAAAGAAGCTATCACCATGACGAACGAAAAGCGTCCGAGCGAAGATATCGACCACCTCGGTAATCGTCGTCTCAAGATGGTTGGCGAGCTGATTCAGCAGCGTTTTCGCGTTGGTATCGCGCGCATGGAGCGCATCGTCAAGGATCGTATGTCGGTCGCAGATCCGACGGCTGTAACCCCAGCCCTACTCGTAAACGTACGTCCAATCGTTGCGAGCGTAAAGGAATTCTTCGCTTCACACCAACTCTCACAGTTCTTGCAGCAGACCAACCCACTGGATGAAATCGTTCACAAGCGCCGTCTCAACGCGATGGGTCCGGGCGGTTTGAACCGCGAGCGAGCCGGCTTTGAAGTGCGTGACGTGCACCGTACTCACTACGGTCGCATTTGTCCGATCGAAACTCCGGAAGGACCGAATATCGGTCTGGTTTCAACCATGGCAAGCTATGCCAAGGTCAACGACTACGGGTTTATCGAAACTCCATACCTGAAGGTCGTGAATAGCATTTCTGCAGACAGGGCTGTTGGCGAAATCGCTCGCCGTCAGATCAAGGACGCTAAGGGCACTGTCATCGCAAAAGCTGGTGACACCATTACCGCCACTCAAGCTAAGGCGCTTGCGAAGCTTGGTGAAGAAGTCCCGGTGAAGGCTCGTGTCACAAAAGAAGTTGTGTTGCTTGATGCATTCGATGAAGAGCGAGCGGTGATTGCTCCAGCCAATATCCGCATTGACGAGAAGGGCTACTTTGTAGATGCTGTCGTGTCGGCTCGAGGTGTTGGCGGTGAAGCTGCAGAGCTCAACGCTGATGAAGTGCAGTACATGGATATTTCTTCGATCCAGACTGTCGGTGTCTCAGCAGCTCTCATTCCGTTCATGGAACACGACGATGCTCGTCGCGCGCTGATGGGTGCAAACATGCAAAAGCAAGCTGTAGCCCTCGTGAAGCCACAAGCCCCAGTTGTTGGTACTGGTGTAGAAGCGAAGGTAGCGGCTGACTCTGGTCAGGTCATTCTTGCAGAAGATGATGGTGAAGTGGTGCGTGCTAGTGCTCAAGAAATCGTAGTGAAGTACAAGAAGGGTGGCGAAAAGACCTACGAGCCGCAGACCTTCATTCGCTCAAACCAGGGTGCAGCGATGACACAGCGCACACTCGTGAAGGGTGGCGATAAGGTGAAGAAGGGCGATGTACTAGCTGATGGTATGTCGACTCGTGATGGTGAGCTCGCTCTCGGTCAAAACGTCCTAGTGGCTTTCATGGCCTTTGACGGTAATAACTTCGAAGACGCGATTATTCTTTCAGAGCGTCTCGTACAGGACGATCGCTATAGCTCAATCCACATTGAGACCCACCAGATGGATGTACGCGACACCAAGCTCGGTCCAGAAGTGGTTACGCGCGACATCCCAAATGTCGGCGATGAAGCGCTCAAGGATCTCGATGAAGGTGGTATCATTCGCATCGGTGCGGAAGTAACGGCAGGAGATATCCTCGTCGGTAAGATTAGTCCGAAGGGCGAGACCGAGCTTAGCTCAGAAGAGCGCCTCTTACGTGCGATCTTTGGTGAGAAGGCACGCGAGGTGAAAGACACCAGCTTGCGTATGCCAAACGGTAGCTCCGGTAAAGTCGTCGGTGTAAAGATTCTTTCGGCAGAAAACGGTGACGAGCTTCCATCGGGCGTCATGCAACAGATCTATGTCGCTGTTGCGCAGCTTCGTAAGATTCAGGTCGGTGACAAGATGGCCGGACGACACGGAAACAAGGGTGTGATCTCTAAGATTATGCCCGTCGAAGATATGCCGTATCTCGAAGACGGTACACCAGTTGACATCGTCTTGAACCCTCTCGGTATCGGTGCTCGTATGAATGTCGGTCAGCTCCTCGAGACCCATCTCGGTTGGGCTGCTCAGGCGCTCGGCTATAAAGTAGCTAGCCCAGTACTTGATGGTGTGACTATCGATCAAATTAAGGAAGAGCTTAAGAAAGCCGGTCTACCTGAAGACGGTAAGGCTCAGCTCTACCACGGTTTCACTGGTGAACCATTCGACCAGAAAACTACGATTGGCTACAAATATATGCTGAAGCTGCATCACATGGTCGATGACAAGATTCACGCTCGCTCGACCGGTCCATACGCCATGGTCACCCAGCAGCCGCTTGGTGGTAAGGCAATGATGGGTGGTCAGCGCTTTGGTGAGATGGAAGTGTGGGCACTTGAAGCCTACGGTGCATCGCACAGCCTTCAAGAGATTCTCACTATCAAGTCAGACGACGTCATCGGTCGCTCGAAGGCCTATGAGTCAATCATTAAGTCAGAAGAGATTAAGGGGCCACGTGTTCCAGAGAGCTTCAATGTGCTCGTCAAGGAGCTTCAGGCACTCGGTATGGGTGTTGAGCTCGAACGTGACCATACGATTCTCGACGCTGACGACGCGCTCGATAAGGCAACCGTTCAGGAGTCAAATGATCTCGGAAACGAAGAACTGATTACCGGCGTTGATTCTGAAGGGATCGTAGATCTCGAATCTAGCGGTGCGATTGACGACTTTGAGGTATTGGCAGAGTCTAAACCAATTGATGGAAAGGAAGAGGAGGTCTAA
- the clpP gene encoding ATP-dependent Clp endopeptidase proteolytic subunit ClpP — MDSTIRNSILVPTVIEKTSMGERAYDIYSRLLKERIVFLGTAVDDTVANLIIAQLLFLESEDKNADITLYINSPGGSVTAGLAIFDTMEHIKPAVSTICVGLAASMGAFLLAMGENGKRFALPNSRVMIHQPSGGFEGTAADIEITAKEILKTREKLNQMIADRSGQSVERVATDSDRDYWMSADEAAEYGLVDKVVTKKPDKSS, encoded by the coding sequence ATGGATTCTACGATTCGTAATTCAATCTTAGTACCGACAGTAATCGAGAAGACTTCGATGGGCGAGCGAGCCTATGATATCTATTCGCGTTTGCTCAAGGAGCGCATAGTGTTTCTCGGTACTGCCGTCGACGATACGGTCGCAAATCTCATTATCGCTCAACTCCTCTTTCTCGAGAGTGAGGATAAAAATGCCGATATCACGCTGTATATCAACTCCCCGGGTGGCAGTGTGACGGCTGGCCTGGCAATTTTTGATACGATGGAGCACATAAAGCCAGCAGTGTCGACAATTTGTGTCGGGCTAGCTGCGTCGATGGGCGCTTTTCTTCTCGCTATGGGTGAAAATGGCAAGCGTTTTGCGCTACCAAATAGCCGAGTAATGATTCATCAGCCTTCCGGTGGATTCGAAGGAACTGCAGCCGACATCGAGATTACTGCCAAGGAGATTCTCAAGACTCGCGAGAAGCTCAATCAAATGATTGCAGACCGATCAGGTCAGTCGGTTGAACGAGTAGCCACAGACTCTGATCGCGATTATTGGATGAGCGCTGACGAGGCCGCTGAATATGGCCTGGTCGACAAAGTGGTTACCAAAAAACCTGACAAGAGCTCATAG